One segment of Natronosalvus halobius DNA contains the following:
- a CDS encoding GNAT family N-acetyltransferase, translating to MPGARITNGERITLRTVEREDVPFLQRAFANPEIRYPIGNPLWNQERIEVPTDDDDSDQFLVCLDDGRPGQPDEDDVERLGVVYVGDAHYRRPELGYWLAPAYHGQGYGSEAVSLVVDYVFRVYDHPAVGAGVFDFNDASRGLLESLGFEEEGRIRRDRFIDGAYRDMIQYGLLREAWRDR from the coding sequence ATGCCGGGTGCACGCATCACGAACGGCGAGCGGATCACGCTTCGTACGGTGGAGCGCGAGGACGTCCCGTTTCTCCAGCGGGCGTTCGCCAACCCCGAGATCAGGTATCCGATCGGCAACCCCCTCTGGAATCAGGAGCGAATCGAGGTCCCTACCGATGACGACGACAGCGACCAGTTTCTCGTCTGCCTCGACGACGGACGGCCGGGCCAACCCGACGAGGACGACGTGGAGCGACTCGGCGTCGTCTACGTCGGCGACGCCCACTACCGACGACCGGAACTTGGCTACTGGCTCGCGCCAGCGTACCACGGCCAGGGGTACGGCTCCGAGGCCGTCTCGCTCGTCGTCGACTACGTCTTTCGCGTCTACGATCACCCCGCCGTCGGCGCCGGCGTCTTCGACTTCAACGACGCCTCTCGAGGGCTGCTCGAGTCCCTCGGCTTCGAGGAGGAGGGCCGGATCCGCCGTGATCGGTTTATCGACGGCGCGTACCGCGACATGATTCAGTACGGCCTCCTCAGAGAGGCGTGGCGAGACCGATAG